The Halichoerus grypus chromosome 9, mHalGry1.hap1.1, whole genome shotgun sequence genome has a window encoding:
- the BAG6 gene encoding large proline-rich protein BAG6 isoform X10, translating into MEPSDSTSTTTSMEEPDSLEVLVKTLDSQTRTFIVGAQMNVKEFKEHIAASVSIPSEKQRLIYQGRVLQDDKKLQEYNVGGKVIHLVERAPPQTQLPSGASSGIGSASGTHGGGPPPGTRGPGASVHDRNANSYVMVGTFNLPSEPRVRLVMAQHMIRDIQTLLSRMECRGAPQAQHSQPPAQTPTVAPEPVALSSQTSEPVESEVPPREPMEAEEVEERVPAQSPELTPSGPAPVGPTPAPETNAPNHPSPAEYVEVLQELQRLESRLQPFLQRYYEVLGAAATTDYNNNQEGREEDQRLINLVGESLRLLGNTFVALSDLRCNLACAPPRHLHVVRPMSHYTTPMVLQQAAIPIQINVGTTVTMTGNGTRPPPAANAEAAPPGPGQASSLAPTSTVVDSSTEGVPPPGPAPPPTTSHPRVIRISHQSVEPVVMMHMNIQDSGTQPGGVPSAPTGPLGPPGHGQTLGQQVPGFPTAPTRVVIARPTPPQARPSHPGGPPVSGTLGTGLGTNASLAQMVSGLVGQLLMQPVLVAQGTPGMAPPAAPATASASAGTTNTATTAGPAPGGPAQPPPPQPSAADLQFSQLLGSLLGPAGPGAGGPGGASPTITVAMPGVPAFLQGMTDFLQATQTAPPPPPPPPPPAPAPEQQTVPPPGSPSAGAGSPGGLGLESLSPEFFTSVVQGVLNSLLGSLGARAGSSESIAAFIQRLSGSSNIFEPGADGALGFFGALLSLLCQNFSMVDVVMLLHGHFQPLQRLQPQLRSFFHQHYLGGQEPTPGNIRTATHTLITGLEEYVRESFSLVQVQPGVDIIRTNLEFLQEQFNSIAAHVLHCTDSGFGARLLELCNQGLFECLALNLHCLGGQQMELAAVINGRIRRMSRGVNPSLVSWLTTMMGLRLQVVLEHMPVGPDAILRYVRRVGDPPQPLPEEPMEVQGSERTSPEPQRENASPAPGTTAEEAMSRGPPPAPEGGGSRDEQDGASAETEPWAAAVPPEWVPIIQQDIQSQRKVKPQPPLSDAYLSGMPAKRRKTMQGEGPQLLLSEAVSRAAKAAGARPLTSPESLSRDLEAPEVQESYRQQLRADIQKRLQEDPNYSPQRFPNAHRAFADDP; encoded by the exons ATGAATGTAAAGGAGTTTAAAGAGCACATTGCTGCTTCTGTCAGCATTCCCTCTGAGAAACAACGGCTCATTTATCAGGGACGAGTTCTGCAGGATGATAAGAAGCTCCAGGAATACA ATGTTGGGGGAAAGGTTATTCACCTGGTGGAACGGGCTCCTCCTCAGACTCAGCTCCCTTCTGGGGCATCTTCTGGGATAGGGTCTGCCTCAGGCACCCATGGTGGAGGACCCCCACCTGGTACTCGGGGGCCTGGGGCCTCTGTTCATGACCGGAATGCCAACAGCTATGTCATGGTTGGAACCTTCAACCTTCCT AGTGAGCCCCGAGTACGGCTGGTGATGGCTCAGCACATGATCAGGGATATACAGACCTTACTATCCCGGATGGAG TGTCGAGGGGCACCCCAAGCACAGCACAGTCAGCCACCCGCACAGACGCCGACTGTGGCCCCGGAGCCTGTCGCCTTGAGCTCTCAAACATCAGAACCAGTCGAAAGCGAAGTGCCTCCTCGGGAGCCCATGGAGGCGGAAGAAGTGGAGGAGCGtgtcccagcccagagcccagaacTCACCCCTTCTGGCCCAGCCCCTGTGGGCCCAACACCTGCCCCAGAGACAAATGCGCCCAA CCACCCTTCGCCTGCGGAGTACGTTGAAGTGCTCCAGGAGCTCCAGCGGCTGGAGAGCCGCCTTCAGCCCTTCCTGCAGCGCTACTACGAGGTTCTGGGTGCCGCTGCCACCACGGACTACAACAACAAC CAAGAGGGCCGTGAAGAGGACCAGCGCTTGATCAACTTGGTGGGGGAGAGCCTGCGGCTGCTGGGCAACACCTTCGTGGCCCTGTCTGACCTGCGCTGCAACCTGGCCTGTGCGCCCCCACGACACCTGCACGTGGTTCGGCCCATGTCGCACTACACCACCCCCATGGTGCTTCAGCAGGCAGCCATCCCCATCCAG ATCAATGTGGGAACCACCGTGACCATGACGGGGAATGGGACTCGGCCCCCCCCGGCTGCCAATGCGGAGGCAGCTCCCCCTGGTCCTGGGCAGGCCTCATCCCTGGCTCCCACTTCCACCGTTGTCGACTCCTCAACCGAGGGGGTTCCCCCGCCAGGGCCGGCTCCCCCCCCGACCACCAGCCACCCGAGGGTCATCCGGATTTCCCACCAGAGCGTGGAACCCGTGGTCATGATGCACATGAACATCCAAG ATTCTGGCACACAGCCCGGTGGAGTTCCGAGTGCTCCCACTGGCCCCCTAGGACCCCCTGGTCATGGCCAGACCCTGG GACAGCAGGTGCCAGGCTTCCCAACAGCTCCCACCCGGGTGGTGATTGCCCGGCCCACCCCTCCACAGGCTCGGCCTTCCCATCCTGGGGGGCCCCCCGTCTCGGGTACTCTA GGCACCGGGCTGGGTACCAATGCATCTTTGGCCCAGATGGTGAGCGGCCTTGTGGGGCAGCTTCTGATGCAGCCAGTTCTTGTGG CTCAGGGGACCCCAGGAATGGCTCCGCCTGCGGCCCCCGCCACCGCCTCAGCCAGCGCGGGCACCACCAACACCGCGACCACGGCCGGCCCTGCCCCCGGGGGGCctgcccagcccccgcccccgcagcccTCCGCCGCTGACCTGCAgttctcccagctcctggggaGCCTGCTGGGGCCAGCAGGGCCCGGGGCCGGGGGGCCCGGCGGGGCTTCTCCTACCATCACCGTGGCGATGCCTGGCGTCCCCGCCTTCCTGCAGGGCATGACCGACTTCCTGCAG GCGACACAGACGGCGCCTCCGCCCCctccgccgcccccacccccggccccggcccccgaGCAGCAGACCGTGCCCCCGCCGGGGTCCCCTTCTGCTGGTGCAGGGAGCCCTGGAGGCCTGGGTCTTGAGAGCCTGTCGCCGGAGTTTTTTACCTCCGTGGTGCAGGGTGTGCTGAACTCCCTGCTCGGCTCCCTGGGGGCCCGGGCCGGCAGCAGCGAGAGTATCGCCGCTTTCATCCAGCGCCTCAGCGGGTCCAGCAACATCTTCGAGCCTGGGGCTGATGGGGCCCTCG GATTCTTTGGGGCCCTGCTCTCTCTTCTGTGCCAGAACTTTTCCATGGTGGACGTGGTGATGCTCCTTCACGGCCATTTCCAGCCCCTGCAGCGGCTGCAGCCCCAGCTGCGGTCCTTTTTCCACCAGCACTACCTGGGTGGCCAAGAGCCCACACCTGGCAACATACGG ACGGCAACCCACACATTGATCACGGGGCTGGAAGAATACGTGCGGGAGAGTTTT TCTTTGGTGCAGGTTCAGCCCGGCGTGGACATCATCCGGACAAACCTGGAGTTTCTCCAGGAGCAGTTCAACAGCATTGCCGCTCACGTGCTGCACTGCACAG ACAGTGGATTTGGGGCCCGTTTACTGGAGTTGTGTAACCAGGGCCTGTTTGAATGCCTGGCCCTCAACCTGCACTGCTTGGGGGGACAGCAGATGGAGCTTGCCGCAGTCATCAACGGCCGAATT CGTCGCATGTCTCGTGGGGTGAACCCATCCTTGGTGAGCTGGCTGACCACTATGATGGGACTGAGGCTTCAGGTGGTTCTGGAGCACATGCCCGTGGGCCCTGATGCCATCCTCAGATACGTTCGCAGGGTCGGTGACCCCCCCCAG CCACTTCCTGAGGAGCCAATGGAAGTTCAGGGTTCAGAGAGGACTTCCCCTGAGCCTCAG CGGGAGAATGCTTCCCCGGCCCCGGGCACGACGGCAGAAGAGGCCATGTCCCGAGGGCCACCTCCTGCTCCTGAGGGCGGCGGCTCCCGGGACGAACAAGACGGAGCTTCAGCTGAGACCGAGCCTTGGGCAGCCGCAGTTCCCCCA GAGTGGGTCCCGATTATCCAGCAGGACATTCAGAGCCAGCGGAAGGTGAAGCCCCAGCCCCCCCTGAGCGACGCCTACCTCAGTGGTATGCCTGCCAAGAGACGTAAG ACGATGCAGGGTGAGGGCCCCCAGCTGCTTCTCTCAGAGGCCGTGAGCCGGGCAGCTAAGGCAGCCGGAGCTCGGCCCCTGACGAGCCCCGAGAGCCTGAGCCGGGACCTGGAGGCACCAGAGGTTCAGGAGAGCTACAGGCAGCAG ctccgGGCTGATATACAAAAGCGACTGCAGGAAGACCCCAATTACAGCCCCCAGCGCTTCCCTAATGCCCATCGGGCCTTTGCTGATGATCCCTAG